DNA from Tripterygium wilfordii isolate XIE 37 chromosome 15, ASM1340144v1, whole genome shotgun sequence:
GCTGAGAGAGATCATTCCCAATGGTGATCAAAAGAGGGACAAGGCATCTTTCTTATTGGAGGTACTTGCATGTCTTTTGGAGTAGGTTAATTCCAGCATTCAGTTCTGTATAATCTTTTGACAATGGTACATCAATTGTTTTGCAGGTTATTGAGTATATTCAGTTTTTACAGGAAAAAGTAAACAAGTATGAGGGGCCATACCAAGGATGGAACCATGAATCAACGAAACTAGAGCCATgggtataattttttatatgctTTGTATGTACTGCGGGACAGAGGAAATTGTTTTGTTAAAGTAAACTGACTCATTATTTTCTCCTTTTGATTGAAGCAGAGAAATGGTAACAGGTCAACGGAAAGTTATGCTGAGCAATCACGAAGCAGAAACAGTGGCTCTGGGCCTGCattgtttttttccccaaaGCTTGATGAGATAAGTATCGCAATGTCCCAAACCATTCCTGGAAGTGCACACAAGACAGTGGATTCTGACTTGAGCTCTGCTACAGCAATGAAAGCAATAGATCACTATTCCATAATAGCAAATAAGGATATACCCTTTCCTATGTCCCTACAGCCACACTTTTTGACTCCTTTGGGAAATGGTACCGTAGCGACTCAACTTCCATCTAGAATGGCATCTGATGCAGAGAACCAGGCAACACAGCCTGCCCAATCCTTCCATACCAGATCAAATACTGGTGGCACTGGAATTAGTGATAAGCTGAAAGAAGAGGAACTGGCTATTGAAGGGGGTACAATTAGCATCTCAAGTGTGTACTCACGAGGGTGAGTTTTTCAACTTCTTAAAGTTCACTTGATTTTAGGATATTATCTTTGTGTCAATGAGCAGCATTTGGACATACAGAATTTGGATACTTTTATGGGTTCACCATATTTGGTACTTCAATTCTTCTAGAATTATTAAGGTGCCAGTATACTATTCTTCTCAAATTCTTTTGTCTCCAAGCAGAAACTGTTAGTGGCATTTATGGTGGACATGTCTTGTTCTCAAATGATTACAGAATTCCCTAGCAGTTTGTTAGTACTACATGCTCAAACTACGAGGCAATAATGTAAATGATACTCTTGTAAAACAGGTTGTTAAATACTCTGACGCAAGCGCTGCAGAGTTCTGGAGTGGATTTGTCTGGGGCCAATATCTCAGTGCAAATAGAGCTGGGGAAGCAAGCAAGTGGTGCACCAACTTCTTCGACACCAATTGCCAAGGTTTGTCAACATTGTCATTTGTATTTTAGCCTTGGATAAAAATACTAATGCATAGACTTAAAACCTTATTCCAGTGCTAATCACTGCTCTTTATTGTTCCACAGGATGAGGTACCCTCTAGCAATTTAGGAACAATACGTTCTCGGGTTGTAGGTGGGGAGTGCTCTGATCCCGCTCGCAAGAAACTCAAGACTGGCAGCAGCTAGAATGGCAGCTATATAACATTCTTTTTCtaattaatttattctttttatttggCACCTTCCACACCTTCAGGGGGTTCATTCATGTCTTTTCCTGGTCTATTAGCCATCTGATGATGACCATGAAATGAAGATTTATGTACATGTagtggttttcaaaattttctttctttctttggagtGGCTTTCAATTTGTTGGGATGCACCCATGTACTGTAATGTTTATCTTCTCTTTTTGCTTTCAGTATCGAGGCTTCCATGCTAAAATTGTGAAGCCTTTTATTTCTCACGAGGTTTCAGttttatctgttttttttttttttttttttttttggtgcatAGTAAGCGTTCTTCTTCTACTGACATTTTTTCTGAAGGATTATTAGTGCTCTCTACATATAGGAATTGCTGGATAATGCTACTGAAGTCGAAGATCTGAGCCTATGCAATAGGTCAGCGTCTGGTATTTATTTGCATGCGAAATATGCGATTCTGATCTCGTGTGCCTTACGGTTAGACATGAATTCAGGTAAGAAACTACACTGACAAGAGACGAGACAAGCGACATTGATTGGATAAAGCAAAGATCTTTGTCAAAGTGTCGGTTGTTCATCATCAATCCATCTCCGCATTGCATACACAAATATACATACGTGATACAACTGTTAAATTATGCCTTTTCGAGGCAACAAGCTCCAAACTAGGGCATGCAGACATTCAGAATTAGATCCCTAAACTGTACGTTTTATGACAAGACGGATTCAATTAGGGGTATCGTGTGAAAATACAGAAAATCACCCAAGGAGGACAATCATTTCAAGGACCGACAACTCAAGAAATTtcgataaaaacaaaaacaaaaacatttctCCTACACGTGGTCCTAAAGCAAATCTAACCATACAAACAGGAATCCTGCATAAACTAGAAAGTATGCGTTATAGGCTTGGTATTATTTCCAGCAATAGTAGCATATAAACTGGGAAGAGGGggagcaaagaaaagaaaagaaaataagagcAAAAAGGAGGGACAAATGATCTGCATTTTCTGAATGCCTAAATATTTAAGAATGTAATATGGCAAAGAATCACAAGCTGGCGTAAatccaagcaaaacaaaatacaaaaaaggtCCAGGGATTAACCTTCTTTGATTCCAGTCCACTAAACCAAGCCTGTACCTGCATCCCTGTTCAAGGCTCTGATCTTTAAAACCCTAATAATTGCAGGGCACCTTGATACATGCATAGCACAATTGTCTTGTATCAAAGTTGACAATACCTTTCCAGTTGGTTCCTTGTGTGCCTCATCAGGATCAATCCCTATTTTTCCTATTGATCAccttttaaggacaaaaccTTCAGAATTACTATACCTCATGTAAAGAACTGTCTTTCTTCTGATTTGTTTTGAACTAGGTAGTCCCGTTCAAATAACAATGATAAATATCATTATCTTCTCATGTAAAATTCACGTACCACTTAACGGATCATATGATGGTTCTAAGCACTCTTCTGGATTGGAATAGAAGTAGTCCTCTTCTTTAGGTCGGTCAGGAATAACAAGCCTTTTCCTTGGACTCCCCATGCGATCTGCATGAGCTTCCTTTACAGCTGATGAGAACGCAACCCAACTCAGTGATCCAATAGTGTAACGATCTATCAGATCAACCAAAAACCGTCTGTCTAACACAATCGTCTTTTTGAAACCCAGGAACCTGGAATCAGAAAATGGGCATAATAGACAATTGGAAACCATATTGAAGATGCAAACTCTAACTTGAATAACCAAGTTAAATAAGATGAAATTAACTATCGGGAGGCAGCTTCAAAAGCAATTAAACCACCCTCTTTCACTTAGTATACAGTTAGCATATCAGTAATTAACAATATAGGCATCTAAGCTGAATAGAGACTAAAAGTTTGGCAATCACTCCATAACCAGAAAAATGAACACTAACTAGTTTTTTTTGCTTTGATAAATCATAGGGTGGTtttgttcttaattttttggAGGAGGGGGAATTGAAACTTGCACTTTGTGCAAGTGCAAGGAACAAGCCACCATTAAACCAAAAGAACTCTTTAACAATTCTCTAGTTGTAGGGCCCACACAAATTATAGTCTTCTGATGGAGATTAGAGACAGAAattgaaatgtgaaaaaacttATGGGGGTTTCCAAAATTATTCATCCGAAGCCAACCAAAACCACTAAATCAGTACACAATTACTAAACAATTTACAATCTAACAAATGGAACTGCTCTAACTCAGAACTGTACCTTCGATGTCCTTCGACAACTTTAGCCATGTTTCCATCATATGTAGGAACAAAAATGTCACTTTCTAAAGACACAAGATAATCAAGAGCAGCCATCTGAGATGAGTGATTCTCGAAAAACCTAAGATCTGATGGTTCCAACAGTATTTCCTTTCTGACCTGTTTTACAAGCCAGAGAACAA
Protein-coding regions in this window:
- the LOC119980094 gene encoding transcription factor BIM1-like isoform X2 → MELPQSRPYNAEGRKPTHDFLSLYSHSTAQQDPRPPSQGNDYLKTKDFLQPLEMIGKGGTKEETAIEISSVEKRPPPALVPPSVEHILPGGIGTYSINHISYYNPKAVPKPEGTMFDVAHQASSTDKNEENSNCSSYTGSGFTLWEESSVKKGKTGKENAGDRTINVREAGSKVGHGTTSERLSQSSANNHHNTLRGTGQKSQSFVEMIKSAKLSSQDDELEEEEEFILKQESPTPPPARELRVKVDGKTIDQKVNTPRSKHSATEQRRRSKINDRFVMLREIIPNGDQKRDKASFLLEVIEYIQFLQEKVNKYEGPYQGWNHESTKLEPWRNGNRSTESYAEQSRSRNSGSGPALFFSPKLDEISIAMSQTIPGSAHKTVDSDLSSATAMKAIDHYSIIANKDIPFPMSLQPHFLTPLGNGTVATQLPSRMASDAENQATQPAQSFHTRSNTGGTGISDKLKEEELAIEGGTISISSVYSRGLLNTLTQALQSSGVDLSGANISVQIELGKQASGAPTSSTPIAKDEVPSSNLGTIRSRVVGGECSDPARKKLKTGSS
- the LOC119980094 gene encoding transcription factor BIM1-like isoform X1; the encoded protein is MELPQSRPYNAEGRKPTHDFLSLYSHSTAQQDPRPPSQGNDYLKTKDFLQPLEMIGKGGTKEETAIEISSVEKRPPPALVPPSVEHILPGGIGTYSINHISYYNPKAVPKPEGTMFDVAHQASSTDKNEENSNCSSYTGSGFTLWEESSVKKGKTGKENAGDRTINVREAGSKVGHGTTSERLSQSSANNHHNTLRGTGQKSQSFVEMIKSAKLSSQDDELEEEEEFILKQESPTPPPARELRVKVDGKTIDQKVNTPRSKHSATEQRRRSKINDRFVMLREIIPNGDQKRDKASFLLEVIEYIQFLQEKVNKYEGPYQGWNHESTKLEPWQRNGNRSTESYAEQSRSRNSGSGPALFFSPKLDEISIAMSQTIPGSAHKTVDSDLSSATAMKAIDHYSIIANKDIPFPMSLQPHFLTPLGNGTVATQLPSRMASDAENQATQPAQSFHTRSNTGGTGISDKLKEEELAIEGGTISISSVYSRGLLNTLTQALQSSGVDLSGANISVQIELGKQASGAPTSSTPIAKDEVPSSNLGTIRSRVVGGECSDPARKKLKTGSS